A region from the Actinoplanes sp. OR16 genome encodes:
- a CDS encoding carbohydrate ABC transporter permease, protein MSTDVKIESAAAPAAAGPAPANKHRHWREATAGWLFVLPFAVLLVAFLLLPMAYAFKLSLYRSTLVEGEVFAFADNYQQAFADPLFREGVVRVVLFGLVQTPVMIGIALLAALLIDHATSRFSRVFRLAAFVPYAVPVVIGTLMWGFLYSQETGPFKFDFLSSDVVLGSLGNIVTWQWAGYNMIVLYAALQGLPREIYESAKIDGAGAVQIAVRIKTPMIASALVLATLFTIMGTLQFFTEPLILQPLNPGAITQHYTPNVYAYNQAFSFQQYNYSAAISFLLGAVVFVGSYIFLFATRKRSALR, encoded by the coding sequence ATGAGCACCGACGTCAAGATCGAGTCCGCGGCCGCTCCGGCGGCCGCGGGCCCGGCCCCCGCGAACAAGCATCGCCACTGGCGGGAGGCCACGGCGGGATGGCTGTTCGTCCTGCCGTTCGCGGTCCTGCTGGTCGCGTTCCTGCTGCTGCCGATGGCGTACGCCTTCAAGCTCAGCCTCTACCGGTCCACCCTGGTCGAGGGCGAGGTGTTCGCCTTCGCCGACAACTACCAGCAGGCGTTCGCCGACCCGCTGTTCCGTGAGGGCGTCGTCCGGGTGGTGCTGTTCGGCCTGGTCCAGACGCCGGTGATGATCGGGATCGCGCTGCTCGCGGCGCTGCTGATCGACCACGCGACGTCCCGGTTCTCGCGCGTCTTCCGGCTCGCGGCCTTCGTGCCGTACGCCGTACCGGTCGTGATCGGCACGCTGATGTGGGGATTCCTCTACAGCCAGGAGACCGGGCCGTTCAAGTTCGACTTCCTCTCCAGCGACGTGGTGCTGGGATCGCTCGGCAACATCGTGACCTGGCAGTGGGCCGGCTACAACATGATCGTGCTGTACGCGGCGCTGCAGGGCCTGCCGCGGGAGATCTACGAGTCCGCGAAGATCGACGGGGCGGGTGCGGTGCAGATCGCCGTACGGATCAAGACTCCGATGATCGCCTCGGCGCTGGTCCTCGCGACGCTCTTCACGATCATGGGCACGCTCCAGTTCTTCACCGAGCCGCTGATCCTCCAGCCGCTCAACCCGGGCGCGATCACGCAGCACTACACGCCGAACGTGTACGCGTACAACCAGGCGTTCTCGTTCCAGCAGTACAACTACTCGGCCGCGATCTCCTTCCTGCTCGGTGCGGTGGTCTTCGTCGGGTCGTACATCTTCCTGTTCGCCACCCGGAAGCGGAGCGCGCTGCGATGA